A window of the Juglans microcarpa x Juglans regia isolate MS1-56 chromosome 5D, Jm3101_v1.0, whole genome shotgun sequence genome harbors these coding sequences:
- the LOC121265346 gene encoding putative phosphatidylglycerol/phosphatidylinositol transfer protein DDB_G0282179: MEAVRFNLLASLLLSLCLLVSLTLATDVKYCDKNVDYDVKVKGVEIIPDPVARGKPATFSISASTGKTITGGKMVIDVSYFGWYIHSETHDLCGETSCPVSTGNFVVSHSQELPGFTPPGSYSLKMKMYDANKNELTCIGFDFYIGFASSVADS, encoded by the exons ATGGAGGCCGTTCGGTTCAATCTCCTAGCATCCCTCCTTCTTTCGCTGTGTCTCCTTGTATCTTTGACTCTAGCAACGGACGTCAAGTACTGTG ataAGAATGTTGACTATGATGTTAAAGTCAAAGGAGTTGAGATAATCCCAGATCCAGTTGCTAGAGGCAAGCCAGCTACCTTCAGCATATCTGCCTCTACAG GGAAAACAATCACAGGAGGAAAAATGGTGATTGACGTCTCATATTTTGGATGGTACATCCACAGTGAGACCCATGACCTTTGCGGAGAGACATCTTGCCCTGTTTCAACTGGCAATTTTGTGGTTTCTCACTCACAAGAGCTACCTGGATTCACTCCACCA GGCTCATACTCGCTTAAAATGAAGATGTATGATGCAAACAAGAATGAGTTGACCTGCATTGGTTTCGATTTCTACATTGGCTTTGCCTCATCTGTGGCTGATAGCTAA
- the LOC121265345 gene encoding uncharacterized protein At5g39865 — protein MDCARRTIEMKGMRGKFFRKLKFIPSFTTLKQGPTLQLDPSEKVSSQNYQTLPVYKEQDGKSNSLSELLVGGAGISEQDKHLKDETELDFNAANKYSLSSSLKSKDTVTAKENPEVPILSNSMQDNEECPSLLDFEEKCPPGGSDSIILYTTSLRGIRKAFEDCSTIRFLLESFKVLFYERDVSMHLEYREELWCIFGGRVIPPRIFIKGRYVGGADEVVGLHEQGKLKKLLEGMPLDLSSSSCSGCANVRFVVCFDCNGSRKIVADGENGESYIRCPECNENGLVKCPTCC, from the coding sequence ATGGATTGTGCTCGGAGAACTATAGAAATGAAAGGAATGAGAGGAAAGTTCTtcagaaaattgaaattcatcCCTTCATTTACCACCTTGAAACAAGGTCCAACCCTTCAGCTAGACCCCTCGGAGAAGGTTTCCAGTCAAAACTATCAAACTTTACCAGTTTACAAGGAACAAGATGGAAAGAGCAACAGCCTCTCGGAGCTACTTGTTGGCGGTGCTGGCATATCTGAACAAGATAAACATCTTAAAGATGAAACGGAATTGGATTTCAATGCTGCTAACAAGTATAGCTTGTCATCCTCCCTAAAGTCCAAAGACACAGTGACTGCCAAGGAAAATCCAGAGGTTCCAATTTTGTCCAATAGCATGCAGGACAATGAAGAATGCCCATCTCTGTTAGATTTTGAAGAGAAATGTCCACCTGGAGGAAGCGATTCCATTATTCTGTACACAACAAGCTTGAGAGGTATTAGGAAAGCATTTGAAGACTGTAGCACTATCAGATTCTTGTTGGAAAGCTTCAAAGTATTGTTCTACGAGAGGGATGTTTCGATGCATTTGGAATATAGGGAAGAACTGTGGTGCATCTTTGGTGGAAGAGTGATCCCTCCGAGGATTTTCATAAAGGGGAGATACGTTGGAGGAGCGGATGAAGTGGTGGGATTACACGAGCAAGGCAAGCTGAAGAAGCTCTTGGAAGGTATGCCACTTGACCTGTCCAGTTCCTCGTGCAGTGGGTGTGCCAATGTGAGATTTGTGGTGTGTTTCGATTGCAATGGCAGTCGGAAGATCGTTGCAGACGGGGAGAATGGTGAATCGTACATTAGATGCCCTGAATGTAATGAAAATGGGCTGGTTAAATGCCCAACTTGCTGCTGA
- the LOC121265308 gene encoding uncharacterized protein LOC121265308, with the protein MVAKMMRWRPWPPLVSKKYEARLVVRRLEGWDLERESAEKGGVAPRLTVEIKWKGPKLALSSLRRTTVKRNFTREVEVEAGTASQLNGVVEWDEDFQSLCTLSAYKDNVFHPWEIAFTVFNGLNRGQGTKNKVPVVGTASLNLSEYAAAADQKEFELNIPLTHSGNAVEPSPSLCISLSLLELRTAQETMEPVQRLTVSVPSATQSGEIVSTEKDELSAIKAGLQKVKIFTGYVSARRAKKACREDEGSEGRCSARSEDGEYNYPFDTDSLEDFEHRESDEGKESTSVRKSFSYGSLAYANYAGGSFYSSMKINNEDEDWVYYSNRKSDVGRSVIEDSTASVSEPSLLQSSKRSILPWRKRKLSFRSPKAKGEPLLKKAYGEEGGDDIDFDRRQLSSDESLSLGWHKTEEDSSANRSSVSEFGDDNFAIGSWEQKEFTSRDGHMKLETQVFFASIDQRSERAAGESACTALVAVIADWFQNNHDLMPIKSQFDSLIREGSLEWRNLCEKETYMERFPDKHFDLETVLQAAIRPLSVVTGKSFIGFFHPEGMDEGRFDFLHGAMSFDNIWDEISRTGLECPGNGEPQVYIVSWNDHFFILKVEPEAYYIIDTLGERLYEGCNQAYILKFDCSTVIYKMPNVAEEKTANDHQIATAAEPKNQMANMKEECPVAGALVTKMEEPLKIEEEGEVVCRGKESCKEYIKSFLAAIPLRELQVDIKKGLMTSTPIHHRLQIEFHYTQILNPGPETSAAAEMSAATIENVDDPLAFAS; encoded by the exons ATGGTGGCGAAGATGATGAGGTGGCGACCGTGGCCGCCTCTGGTGTCGAAGAAGTACGAGGCGAGGCTGGTGGTACGGAGGTTGGAGGGGTGGGATCTGGAGCGGGAGAGTGCAGAGAAGGGAGGTGTTGCTCCGAGATTGACTGTGGAGATTAAGTGGAAGGGCCCGAAATTGGCGCTGAGTTCGCTGCGGAGGACGACCGTGAAGAGGAACTTTACGagggaggtggaggtggaggctGGTACTGCATCCCAACTAAACGGAGTCGTTGAATGGGACGAGGACTTTCAGAGCCTCTGTACTCTCTCCGCGTACAAGGACAATGTGTTTCATCCGTGGGAGATCGCTTTCACCGTATTCAAT GGATTGAATCGAGGTCAAGGGACAAAGAACAAGGTTCCTGTTGTTGGAACGGCTTCATTGAACCTTTCTGAATATGCTGCCGCAGCTGATCAGAAAGAGTTTGAATTAAACATCCCTCTCACACACTCTGGCAATGCTGTGGAGCCTTCACCTTCACTCTGT ATATCTCTGAGCTTATTAGAACTGAGAACTGCTCAAGAAACCATGGAGCCGGTGCAGAGATTAACAGTGTCTGTTCCATCGGCTACTCAGTCGGGAGAAATTGTCTCAACGGAAAAGGATGAGCTTTCCGCAATTAAAGCTGgtcttcaaaaagtaaaaatttttacaGGGTACGTGTCTGCCAGGAGAGCTAAAAAGGCCTGCCGTGAGGATGAGGGCAGTGAGGGCAGGTGCTCTGCCAGGAGTGAAGATGGTGAGTATAATTACCCGTTTGACACAGACTCGCTTGAGGACTTTGAGCATAGAGAATCAGATGAGGGAAAGGAGAGTACCAGTGTCAGGAAGTCTTTTAGTTATGGTTCTCTGGCATATGCTAATTATGCTGGAGGATCATTTTACTCCAGTATGAAAATTAACAATGAAGATGAGGATTGGGTTTACTATAGCAATCGCAAATCTGATGTTGGGCGCTCTGTCATTGAGGATTCAACTGCATCAGTGTCTGAGCCATCTCTATTGCAAAGTTCAAAGCGCAGCATCCTACcttggaggaagaggaagcTGAGCTTCAGGTCTCCTAAAGCCAAAGGAGAACCATTATTGAAGAAGGCCTATGGAGAAGAAGGTGGGGACGACATCGATTTTGACCGTAGACAGCTTAGCTCTgatgaatctctctctcttggg TGGCACAAGACAGAGGAGGATTCATCTGCAAATCGATCCTCAGTCTCTGAGTTTGGGGATGACAATTTTGCTATAGGCAGTTGGGAGCAGAAAGAATTTACTAGTCGTGATGGACACATGAAACTTGAGACCCAGGTTTTCTTTGCTTCCATTGATCAGAGGAGTGAGCGGGCAGCAGGTGAGAGTGCATGTACAGCCCTTGTTGCCGTCATCGCAGACTGGTTTCAGAACAACCATGATCTCATGCCCATAAAATCCCAATTTGATAGCCTAATTAGAGAAGGCTCATTGGAGTGGAGGAACCTTTGTGAGAAAGAAACCTATATGGAGCGCTTCCCTGACAAGCACTTTGATCTTGAAACCGTCCTTCAAGCCGCGATACGCCCTCTCTCCGTTGTTACTGGGAAGTCCTTTATTGGGTTTTTCCATCCAGAGGGGATGGATGAGGGAAGATTTGACTTTCTGCACGGTGCCATGTCCTTTGACAACATTTGGGATGAGATTAGCCGCACTGGTTTGGAATGCCCTGGCAATGGTGAACCTCAGGTTTATATTGTCAGTTGGAATGACCATTTTTTCATCCTCAAGGTTGAGCCTGAAGCTTATTACATTATTGACACGTTGGGGGAGAGGCTATATGAGGGATGCAATCAAGCCTATATCTTGAAATTTGATTGCAGCACCGTAATTTACAAAATGCCCAATGTTGCTGAGGAAAAAACAGCTAATGACCATCAGATTGCAACAGCAGCAGAACCCAAGAACCAGATGGCCAACATGAAGGAAGAATGTCCTGTAGCTGGGGCACTAGTAACCAAGATGGAGGAACCCTTAAAGATTGAGGAGGAAGGGGAGGTTGTATGCCGAGGGAAGGAGTCATGCAAAGAGTACATTAAGAGCTTCTTGGCTGCTATTCCATTAAGGGAGTTGCAGGTGGATATAAAGAAAGGTCTAATGACATCAACACCTATTCATCATCGGTTACAGATTGAATTCCACTACACCCAAATCTTAAATCCAGGACCTGAAACTTCAGCAGCAGCCGAAATGAGTGCAGCTACAATAGAAAATGTCGATGATCCACTAGCTTTTGCTTCGTAG